Proteins encoded in a region of the Acidobacteriota bacterium genome:
- a CDS encoding NAD(P)H-quinone oxidoreductase: protein MRAVYISEFGGPEFLEIREVPEPDVRPGTIKVRVSHAGVNRADILQRRGLYPGPEGYDPHRPGLEFCGEVVEIGEGVSRFNVGDPVFGITSGEAQAEFVVVDERLAAEVPEGISTEVAAAVPEAYVTAHDALISQAGLREGESVLIHAAASGVGIAACQMAKSRGVAVIATSRTAEKLDELAAVFDQAIVTDSGPFFAERVMEMTGGRGVDVVLDLVGGAYFPENLKSLAVKGRMMLVGLTAGRRAEFDMGIALAKRLTIKGTVLRSRSTEDKGEAVAAFARDVVPGLVREFMPIIDAVFPAEAVREAHERVESNKTIGKVILSF from the coding sequence ATGCGGGCGGTTTACATCAGCGAATTTGGCGGGCCGGAGTTTCTGGAGATCCGCGAGGTGCCCGAGCCCGACGTTCGGCCCGGGACGATCAAGGTTCGCGTCTCGCATGCCGGAGTTAATCGCGCTGACATTCTTCAGCGACGAGGGCTTTATCCCGGCCCCGAGGGTTACGACCCGCATCGGCCGGGGCTTGAGTTTTGCGGTGAGGTCGTGGAGATCGGAGAGGGCGTCTCGCGTTTCAATGTTGGCGACCCTGTTTTCGGCATCACATCGGGCGAGGCACAGGCGGAGTTCGTCGTCGTCGATGAGCGTCTTGCCGCTGAGGTGCCAGAGGGCATTTCGACGGAAGTGGCGGCCGCAGTTCCCGAGGCTTATGTCACGGCACATGACGCACTCATCTCGCAAGCCGGACTTCGTGAGGGCGAAAGTGTTCTGATCCACGCGGCGGCATCGGGCGTCGGCATCGCCGCTTGCCAGATGGCGAAGAGCCGAGGGGTAGCCGTCATTGCGACTTCACGAACAGCCGAAAAGCTTGATGAGCTCGCGGCAGTTTTCGACCAGGCAATTGTCACCGATTCCGGGCCCTTTTTTGCCGAACGTGTAATGGAAATGACCGGCGGCCGCGGAGTCGATGTCGTGCTCGACCTTGTCGGCGGTGCTTACTTTCCCGAAAATCTTAAGAGCCTTGCGGTCAAAGGGCGGATGATGCTTGTCGGGCTGACCGCCGGCCGACGTGCCGAGTTTGATATGGGCATCGCTCTTGCAAAGCGACTGACGATCAAGGGCACGGTCCTCCGCTCACGAAGCACTGAGGATAAAGGCGAGGCCGTTGCCGCGTTTGCCCGCGACGTGGTTCCGGGGCTTGTCCGCGAGTTCATGCCGATCATCGATGCGGTCTTCCCTGCGGAGGCGGTTCGCGAGGCGCACGAGCGGGTCGAATCGAACAAGACCATCGGTAAGGTTATACTAAGCTTTTGA
- the rimI gene encoding ribosomal protein S18-alanine N-acetyltransferase, translating to MAVLQSIRDLFIPSAPRRAVVLPAPLTTYEIKPLTTEQLREVAKLNLRCFARGENYSRHTFTYLLENPETLSYRAVTPAGEMTGFIFAMMNPDGAAHITTIGVAPEHRRRDLASRLLAHLEAALQAKGISTVVLEVRVSNLVAHEFYKRRGYASVQLLKKYYNNGEDGYLMTKSLV from the coding sequence ATGGCGGTTCTTCAATCTATTCGTGACCTTTTCATCCCGTCCGCACCGCGGCGGGCAGTGGTTTTGCCTGCGCCGCTGACGACTTACGAGATAAAGCCGCTGACCACCGAGCAGCTTCGCGAGGTCGCAAAGCTCAATCTCCGGTGCTTTGCCCGCGGCGAAAATTACAGCCGCCATACATTCACTTACCTACTCGAGAATCCCGAAACGCTCAGCTATCGAGCCGTAACACCTGCGGGAGAGATGACGGGTTTTATCTTTGCGATGATGAACCCCGACGGTGCGGCACACATAACCACCATCGGCGTCGCCCCGGAGCATCGCCGCCGCGACCTCGCCTCTCGCCTCCTTGCCCATTTGGAAGCGGCACTTCAGGCAAAGGGCATTTCGACCGTTGTACTTGAGGTCCGCGTCAGCAATCTCGTCGCCCACGAATTCTACAAACGCCGCGGCTACGCTAGCGTCCAGTTACTTAAAAAGTATTACAATAACGGCGAGGACGGCTACCTGATGACCAAATCGCTGGTCTGA
- the thiE gene encoding thiamine phosphate synthase produces the protein MNRSLKLPRIYPVTDRELSGLSHAEQVRRLADAGATLIQLREKSLAAREFYLEACEAVAAAREVGITLLINDRVDIALMTGADGVHLGQTDLPPAAARRLLGDDAIIGFSTHSLAEAIAAAEEPIDYIAFGPIFPTATKTDTEPVVGLAQLTEIRKALPNIPLVAIGGINVSNIADVIRAGADSAAVISSAVAVGENIVRNFSSLTAAIDVSGTLYVK, from the coding sequence ATGAATCGAAGCCTCAAATTGCCGCGTATTTATCCCGTCACAGACCGGGAGCTTTCCGGCCTTTCCCATGCCGAACAGGTGCGGCGATTGGCCGATGCAGGGGCAACACTCATCCAGCTCCGCGAGAAATCGCTTGCTGCCCGCGAGTTCTACTTAGAAGCGTGCGAGGCCGTTGCCGCCGCTCGCGAGGTCGGTATCACGCTTCTGATAAACGATCGAGTCGATATCGCCCTAATGACCGGAGCGGACGGCGTCCATCTCGGCCAGACAGATCTTCCGCCCGCCGCTGCCCGACGTCTGCTCGGCGATGATGCCATTATCGGTTTTTCGACCCACAGCCTGGCTGAGGCTATTGCCGCTGCCGAGGAACCCATCGATTACATCGCTTTTGGCCCGATCTTCCCGACGGCTACGAAAACCGACACCGAACCTGTCGTCGGTCTCGCTCAACTCACGGAGATCAGAAAAGCCCTGCCAAACATCCCGCTCGTCGCTATCGGCGGCATAAATGTGAGCAATATCGCGGACGTCATCCGTGCGGGAGCCGATTCGGCCGCCGTTATCAGTTCTGCGGTCGCCGTTGGGGAAAATATCGTCCGAAATTTCTCATCGCTAACCGCTGCTATCGATGTTTCGGGAACGTTGTATGTAAAATAA
- a CDS encoding TolC family protein, with product MRSRFIPAIIFTFAAAFGSAYGQDPTPSPTPFATDKQGVAPDKINTVPPIAPGFESDSRDLPDLGRVGVEMTSQRPMSVREAIALALENNRDIEVTRKNVQIAEFDLKAARGFYEPRFIAQTFYERATTPNVSIFSNNRETTQGALVGNADVRIPLPNYGTIFAATFNNQRVTTNNPISILSPQANANFGITLTQPLLRGRAMDQPRRTIEIAKRNLSLSDAQFRQRSIEIITNVQRAYWDLTFALRNLQVQRDAVRDAKDQLEHNRRLVEEGQLAPIDIVAAETQVANFEQAVYDALNIVTQAENGLKNLISPNRYNAVWNEAIVPTDSVELRVPGTTLNDAITAAMENRPELELNNVQKAINEIDRRYYRDQSRPQIDLVAGYTSSGIGGTQNPNFSSPFDVPCDPNDPGYDACLARQAQQRAQLESLLGSLGSSGSAYSDIFTNRYPTYRVGVTINLPLFGDRTARAQYGRSLVEGERISAQREQVEQLIQVEVRNALQAVRTAEARLRSAAISRENSVRQYESEQRKLDAGQSDIYNVLERQTALTNARSAELRAQTELNKALADLQRATGNALKDNDVVTMLRK from the coding sequence ATGAGATCTCGCTTTATACCTGCGATCATATTTACTTTTGCGGCGGCCTTCGGCTCGGCGTATGGTCAGGACCCTACGCCTTCGCCGACGCCTTTTGCCACCGACAAGCAAGGCGTTGCTCCGGATAAGATCAATACTGTTCCGCCGATCGCTCCGGGTTTTGAATCCGATAGCCGCGACCTCCCCGACCTCGGGCGTGTCGGTGTCGAGATGACCTCGCAGCGGCCGATGTCGGTCCGCGAGGCGATAGCACTTGCGCTTGAGAACAACCGTGACATTGAGGTCACGCGAAAGAATGTGCAGATCGCCGAGTTTGACCTCAAGGCGGCCCGCGGTTTTTACGAACCGCGTTTTATTGCGCAGACATTTTACGAGCGGGCGACAACGCCAAACGTCAGCATTTTTAGCAACAACCGCGAGACAACGCAGGGTGCATTGGTTGGGAATGCCGACGTCCGCATTCCGCTGCCAAACTACGGGACGATCTTTGCCGCGACGTTCAATAACCAGCGTGTGACGACCAACAACCCGATCTCGATCTTGAGCCCCCAAGCCAATGCGAACTTTGGCATTACGCTTACGCAGCCGCTGCTCCGCGGGAGGGCAATGGACCAGCCGCGGCGGACGATCGAGATCGCAAAGCGGAACCTCTCTCTCAGCGATGCCCAGTTTCGGCAGCGGTCGATCGAGATAATTACGAACGTCCAGCGTGCTTATTGGGATCTGACCTTTGCGCTCAGGAACCTGCAGGTCCAACGTGATGCCGTTCGCGATGCGAAGGACCAGCTTGAGCACAATCGCCGCCTGGTCGAGGAAGGCCAGCTTGCGCCGATCGACATCGTCGCGGCCGAAACGCAGGTCGCAAACTTTGAACAGGCCGTTTACGATGCTCTCAATATAGTTACGCAGGCCGAGAATGGGCTCAAGAATCTGATCTCGCCGAATCGCTACAACGCCGTCTGGAACGAGGCAATAGTCCCGACGGACTCGGTCGAACTTCGCGTCCCCGGAACCACGCTCAACGACGCGATAACAGCTGCGATGGAGAACCGGCCCGAACTAGAGCTCAATAACGTCCAAAAGGCGATCAACGAGATCGACCGGCGCTACTATCGCGACCAGAGCCGGCCCCAGATCGACCTCGTTGCCGGTTATACATCGAGCGGCATCGGCGGAACTCAAAACCCGAATTTCAGCAGCCCGTTCGATGTTCCTTGCGACCCGAACGACCCCGGCTATGATGCCTGTCTCGCCCGCCAAGCGCAGCAGCGTGCACAGCTCGAGTCGCTGCTCGGCTCGCTCGGCAGCTCGGGCTCGGCGTATTCAGACATCTTCACCAATCGCTACCCGACCTATCGCGTCGGCGTAACGATCAACCTGCCTCTCTTCGGTGACCGGACCGCGCGTGCACAATATGGCCGCTCGTTGGTCGAAGGCGAACGGATCTCGGCACAGCGTGAGCAGGTCGAGCAACTCATTCAGGTCGAGGTTCGAAATGCGTTGCAGGCGGTCCGAACCGCCGAGGCACGGCTTCGCTCGGCCGCCATCTCACGCGAAAATTCCGTTCGGCAATATGAATCGGAACAGCGAAAGCTCGATGCCGGCCAATCGGACATTTACAATGTGCTCGAACGCCAAACAGCATTGACGAACGCCCGAAGCGCCGAGCTACGCGCCCAGACCGAGCTGAACAAGGCTCTCGCCGATCTTCAGCGGGCGACCGGCAATGCGCTCAAGGATAACGATGTCGTAACGATGCTTAGGAAGTAA
- the queA gene encoding tRNA preQ1(34) S-adenosylmethionine ribosyltransferase-isomerase QueA, with product MKNLSDYDFLLPDQQIAERPAVVRSASRMMLVHRSAVSYDDAMFERLPEFLRPGDLLVVNNTRVFPARLIGRTESGAAVELLLESSLDNGEWRALARPARRLKPGRRIIFDERLSAEFVARGEGGIVTVRFIGEGDLFEHFDRVGRTPLPPYIKRGLASPDEDRERYQTVYAEKRGAIAAPTAGLHFTDEVLDRLRAAGVLTCEVTLHVGYGTFEPVRSEDLSDHAVLPEHYEVGEKAAQMLAAAKSEGRRIIAVGTTTTRTLENMIAEFGEFRPESGEARLTILPGHEFKAIDGLLTNFHLPKSSLLVLVSAFGGHELIMEAYRHAVSAGYRFYSYGDCMLII from the coding sequence ATGAAGAATCTCTCGGACTACGACTTCCTATTGCCCGATCAACAGATCGCAGAGCGGCCGGCAGTGGTGCGTTCGGCATCGCGGATGATGCTCGTTCACCGTTCTGCCGTATCTTATGATGACGCCATGTTTGAAAGGTTGCCGGAGTTCTTGCGGCCCGGCGATCTGCTGGTCGTAAACAACACCCGTGTCTTCCCGGCTCGGCTGATAGGCAGAACCGAAAGCGGTGCGGCGGTCGAGTTATTGCTCGAAAGCAGCCTTGATAATGGAGAGTGGCGGGCGCTTGCCCGGCCTGCACGGCGGCTCAAACCGGGCAGGCGGATCATTTTTGATGAGCGGCTCTCGGCCGAGTTTGTCGCTCGCGGCGAGGGCGGAATTGTGACGGTCCGTTTCATCGGCGAAGGCGATCTATTTGAACATTTTGACCGCGTCGGGCGGACTCCGCTCCCGCCCTACATCAAACGTGGCCTTGCCTCGCCCGATGAAGACCGAGAGCGGTACCAGACTGTCTATGCCGAGAAGCGTGGTGCGATCGCCGCACCGACCGCCGGGCTTCATTTCACTGACGAAGTGCTCGATCGGCTTCGGGCCGCAGGCGTCCTCACCTGTGAGGTCACGCTCCACGTTGGCTACGGTACGTTCGAGCCCGTCCGAAGCGAGGACCTTTCGGACCATGCTGTCTTGCCGGAACATTATGAGGTAGGTGAGAAAGCGGCCCAAATGCTCGCCGCCGCTAAAAGCGAAGGCCGGCGGATCATCGCCGTCGGGACGACCACGACCCGCACGCTTGAGAATATGATTGCCGAGTTTGGCGAGTTTCGCCCCGAGAGCGGCGAGGCCCGGCTGACGATACTTCCCGGCCACGAATTTAAAGCCATTGACGGACTTTTGACGAATTTCCATTTACCGAAGAGTTCGCTCCTCGTGCTCGTTTCCGCATTCGGCGGGCACGAACTTATAATGGAGGCTTATCGGCATGCGGTTTCGGCGGGCTATCGATTCTATAGTTACGGCGATTGTATGCTGATCATCTAG
- a CDS encoding SDR family oxidoreductase, with product MAFSRTIFITGFPGFIAGRLVAALARPDVQFFLLVEPHFVETAARLAERIAADMAVPPENFALIEGDITKPGLGMSTDDLAVVRRETTDVHHLAAIYDLAVEREPAFAVNVEGTRNVNELCRSLANLRRYNYVSTCYVSGKREGRILEAELEHDAGFRNSYEETKYLAEMEVERLKADLPVTVFRPSVVVGDSETGETVKYDGIYYLIKYVLRAPSLLRLINVGNNEVTLNLVPVDFVVESIAALCYDEAAVGRTVALADPRPLTTAGLFDAIARSLTGKASIWTPPKSLSEWSLYLPTTPALTGLPHAGVPYFFVTQEYDTAAAEELLAPHGVRCPGFAEYVGRLIEFVKRNPRL from the coding sequence ATGGCTTTTTCGCGGACAATTTTTATTACCGGCTTTCCCGGCTTCATCGCAGGCCGCTTGGTCGCGGCTCTTGCACGGCCTGATGTCCAGTTTTTTCTGTTAGTTGAGCCACATTTTGTCGAGACGGCCGCTCGCCTTGCTGAGCGGATCGCCGCCGATATGGCCGTCCCGCCCGAGAATTTCGCATTGATCGAAGGCGACATAACCAAGCCCGGCCTCGGTATGTCGACCGACGACCTCGCCGTCGTCCGCCGCGAGACGACAGATGTTCACCACCTTGCCGCGATCTACGATCTTGCGGTCGAACGCGAACCGGCGTTTGCGGTAAACGTCGAGGGCACGCGGAATGTCAATGAGCTCTGCCGTAGCTTGGCGAACCTGCGGCGTTACAACTACGTCTCGACCTGCTACGTTTCTGGCAAACGCGAAGGCAGGATCCTCGAGGCCGAGCTTGAGCACGACGCCGGTTTCCGCAATTCTTACGAAGAGACGAAGTACCTCGCCGAGATGGAGGTCGAGCGGCTGAAAGCTGACCTACCGGTGACGGTCTTTCGGCCATCGGTCGTCGTCGGCGATTCGGAAACCGGCGAGACCGTGAAATACGACGGGATCTATTACCTGATCAAGTATGTGCTTCGGGCGCCGTCGCTGCTGCGGCTGATCAACGTCGGGAATAATGAGGTCACGCTCAATCTGGTCCCGGTCGATTTCGTAGTTGAGAGCATCGCAGCTCTTTGTTATGACGAGGCTGCAGTTGGGCGCACGGTTGCTCTTGCCGACCCGCGTCCGCTGACGACCGCCGGGCTCTTTGATGCGATCGCCCGTTCGCTGACCGGAAAGGCGTCCATTTGGACACCGCCTAAATCACTGAGCGAATGGAGCTTATACCTGCCTACGACACCTGCCTTGACCGGCCTGCCGCATGCGGGCGTGCCCTATTTTTTCGTTACGCAGGAGTACGACACGGCGGCGGCCGAGGAGCTTCTCGCTCCCCATGGCGTACGTTGCCCGGGCTTTGCCGAGTATGTTGGGCGACTCATCGAGTTCGTAAAGCGTAATCCGCGGCTCTGA
- a CDS encoding efflux RND transporter permease subunit, translating into MDPFEAAIEGTRDIGLAVLATTLSLMAVFVPIGFMQGIVGRFMSSFGLTSSFAVGVSLIVSFSLTPMLAARLIKRKHVKKKRDEAFLADVKVEGSLGKNTEPKEEHSSKESRWFSWILDRYTGLLRFAMGHRWLIVTLCVLVFVSIFPLFYFVGKNFLPVDDQSQFEISFRAPEGYSLGATSLAMERIASEIRQMPGVTDTLSTAGGGQDQVVNSGSIYVKLSDIGDRERSQEDLMSATRDLLGKYPDLRTGVQQVQAFSGGGFRNANVQFLIAGPDLKKLEEYSALILERMRSVPDAVDVDSTLISGKPEVQLEINRQLAADLGVRIGDISQALNTLVAGQDATTFNIGTDQYDVVVRSVQKYRTDIEGLSRMIVPSSKVGWVTLDRLVTPREGTGPSSIERTNRQRQVTMLANTRPGGSATSITSAIDQYVRELNLPAAYTTGYVGQSKEMGKAGFYFLLAFVLSFVFMYIVLAAQFESFIHPVTILLTLPLAVPFGILSLLIAGQTVNIFSGLGLLLLFGIVKKNAILQIDHTNNLRAAGMSRYDAIIQANRDRLRPILMTTLALVAGMIPLVFSTGAGSGTNRSIGVLVVGGQTLCLLLTLLAVPVFYSIFDDLAELHIFQRVGRFSEWLFGGFRRRIAGATSSIMGK; encoded by the coding sequence ATGGACCCCTTTGAGGCGGCGATCGAGGGCACCCGAGATATCGGGCTCGCCGTGCTTGCGACCACACTCTCGCTAATGGCGGTCTTTGTTCCGATCGGCTTTATGCAGGGCATCGTCGGCCGTTTTATGTCGAGCTTTGGCCTGACGTCGTCCTTCGCAGTGGGCGTCTCGCTGATCGTTTCATTCTCGCTGACGCCGATGCTTGCCGCACGGCTGATCAAGCGTAAGCACGTCAAGAAAAAGCGTGACGAGGCGTTTCTTGCAGATGTTAAGGTCGAAGGCTCACTAGGCAAAAATACCGAACCTAAGGAAGAGCACAGCTCAAAGGAATCACGCTGGTTTTCATGGATCCTCGATCGTTATACGGGCTTGCTGCGATTTGCGATGGGCCATCGCTGGCTTATCGTAACGCTGTGCGTGCTGGTCTTTGTCTCGATCTTCCCACTCTTTTACTTCGTCGGGAAAAACTTTCTCCCCGTCGATGACCAATCGCAGTTTGAGATCTCGTTCCGTGCCCCGGAAGGCTACAGCCTCGGTGCGACTTCGCTGGCAATGGAGCGGATCGCTTCGGAAATACGGCAAATGCCGGGCGTTACCGATACGCTTTCAACTGCCGGCGGCGGACAGGATCAGGTCGTAAACAGCGGCTCGATCTACGTTAAGTTGAGCGACATCGGTGACCGGGAGAGATCGCAGGAAGACCTGATGAGCGCGACGCGCGACCTGCTCGGGAAGTATCCCGATCTCCGCACCGGAGTACAGCAGGTGCAGGCGTTCTCGGGCGGCGGGTTCCGCAACGCGAACGTCCAGTTCCTGATCGCCGGGCCAGATCTGAAGAAGCTAGAGGAATACTCGGCACTGATCCTTGAGCGGATGCGGAGCGTTCCCGATGCGGTTGATGTTGATTCGACGCTGATCTCCGGCAAACCCGAGGTGCAGCTTGAGATCAACCGCCAATTGGCGGCCGACCTCGGCGTCCGCATCGGCGATATCTCGCAGGCGCTTAACACGCTCGTCGCCGGGCAAGACGCGACGACCTTTAACATCGGGACGGACCAGTACGACGTAGTTGTCCGCTCGGTCCAGAAATACCGGACCGATATCGAAGGGCTCTCGCGAATGATCGTGCCCTCGTCCAAGGTCGGATGGGTAACGCTCGACCGCTTAGTAACTCCAAGAGAAGGTACCGGCCCGAGCTCGATCGAACGCACGAACCGCCAACGACAGGTCACAATGCTTGCCAATACGCGGCCGGGCGGCTCGGCGACGAGCATCACCTCGGCCATTGACCAGTACGTCCGCGAGCTCAATCTCCCCGCTGCCTACACGACCGGCTACGTCGGCCAATCAAAGGAAATGGGTAAGGCCGGTTTCTACTTCCTGCTCGCGTTCGTTCTTTCGTTCGTTTTTATGTACATCGTGCTGGCAGCTCAGTTCGAATCGTTCATCCATCCGGTGACGATCCTGCTGACGCTACCGCTGGCGGTGCCGTTCGGTATTCTGAGCCTTCTGATAGCCGGCCAAACGGTGAACATTTTCTCCGGCCTCGGCCTTCTGTTGCTGTTCGGTATCGTCAAGAAAAATGCGATCCTCCAGATCGACCACACGAACAATTTGCGGGCCGCGGGAATGAGCCGCTATGACGCGATCATTCAGGCGAACCGCGACCGGCTACGGCCGATCCTGATGACGACGCTCGCGCTCGTCGCGGGCATGATCCCGCTCGTGTTTTCGACCGGTGCAGGTTCAGGCACGAACCGCTCGATCGGCGTGCTCGTTGTCGGCGGCCAGACGCTGTGTTTGTTGCTTACGCTTCTTGCGGTGCCGGTCTTTTATTCGATATTTGACGACCTTGCCGAGCTACATATATTCCAACGGGTCGGCCGTTTCTCCGAGTGGCTCTTCGGCGGTTTTCGTCGTCGCATTGCCGGAGCGACGAGTTCAATAATGGGCAAGTAA
- a CDS encoding efflux RND transporter permease subunit, whose product MQWLAEVCVKRPVFATMLILSLVVVGMFSFFSLGVDLFPKIDFPTLTITVVNPGASPEEIETEITELVEESVNTISGIDELRSSSIEGISRVFVQFVLEKDVEVAFNEVQQKVQNVIPRLPTTAEQPTVLKLDTDAAPILRVTLSGNDSVRDVTEVAKKSIKERIESISGVGQVTLVGGQERQINVWIDPDKMRSYNITPAEVTNALRIQNIEFPSGRLDEGQTETSIRTLGKVQRAEDFNEVVVAARGEYSVKVKDIGYVEDGAEELRSESRLNGRPAVTLIVAKQSGQNTVAVAREIKERLAEIEQGLPQGYEMRIIGDNSIFIENAVSALTEHLILGSVFACIVIFFFLWSFRSTFIASLAIPTSIIATFGLMLAMGYTLNSITMLALTLMVGIVVDDAIIVLENIYRFVEEKEWTPLRRRSRAPEISGSPCLRPHSR is encoded by the coding sequence ATGCAGTGGTTAGCAGAAGTTTGTGTTAAGCGGCCGGTTTTTGCCACGATGCTTATTCTTTCGCTCGTGGTGGTCGGAATGTTTTCGTTCTTCAGCCTTGGGGTTGACCTTTTTCCGAAGATCGACTTCCCGACCCTTACGATCACCGTCGTAAACCCCGGTGCCTCGCCCGAGGAGATCGAGACCGAGATCACGGAACTCGTTGAGGAATCCGTAAACACCATCAGCGGCATCGATGAACTTCGTTCGTCGTCGATCGAAGGCATCTCGCGCGTCTTCGTTCAATTTGTACTTGAAAAGGACGTTGAGGTCGCCTTTAACGAGGTACAGCAGAAGGTCCAGAACGTCATTCCGCGACTTCCGACCACGGCCGAGCAACCGACCGTACTCAAGCTCGATACCGACGCCGCCCCGATCCTCCGAGTCACGCTGAGCGGCAACGACTCGGTTCGCGACGTTACCGAGGTTGCGAAAAAGAGCATCAAGGAACGCATCGAATCGATCAGCGGCGTCGGCCAGGTAACGCTCGTTGGCGGGCAGGAACGCCAGATCAATGTTTGGATCGATCCGGACAAGATGCGGTCCTACAACATCACGCCGGCCGAGGTGACGAATGCCCTTCGCATCCAGAACATTGAGTTTCCGAGCGGCCGGCTTGACGAAGGACAGACCGAAACAAGCATCCGAACGCTCGGGAAGGTACAGCGGGCCGAGGACTTTAACGAGGTCGTTGTCGCGGCCCGTGGCGAGTATTCGGTCAAGGTCAAAGATATTGGCTATGTCGAGGACGGAGCCGAGGAACTTCGCTCCGAATCGCGGCTTAACGGGCGGCCTGCCGTAACCCTCATCGTCGCAAAGCAGTCCGGCCAAAACACCGTCGCCGTTGCCCGCGAGATAAAGGAGCGGCTTGCGGAGATAGAACAAGGCCTTCCGCAGGGTTACGAGATGCGGATCATCGGCGACAACTCGATCTTTATCGAGAACGCCGTCTCAGCTCTCACCGAACACCTCATCCTCGGCTCGGTCTTCGCCTGTATCGTCATTTTCTTTTTCCTCTGGAGTTTCCGCTCGACCTTTATCGCGTCGCTCGCCATTCCGACCTCGATCATTGCGACGTTCGGCCTGATGCTCGCGATGGGCTATACGCTCAATTCGATCACGATGCTTGCGCTCACGCTGATGGTCGGCATCGTCGTTGACGACGCGATCATCGTGCTTGAGAACATCTATCGCTTTGTCGAAGAAAAGGAATGGACCCCTTTGAGGCGGCGATCGAGGGCACCCGAGATATCGGGCTCGCCGTGCTTGCGACCACACTCTCGCTAA
- a CDS encoding VWA domain-containing protein: MVNGFFRSIAFVAVILFLNAAGFAQSGRVKPTPTPEEEPVRIVTEEVKVSFLARDEGGRFVPDVKAEDLVILENDLLHQATSVRRLPAYVLIVLDTGGELRAVKTLDQTRKTAAAVIASLRPEDQVAVMQYADKAEIVSEWTDIKGESLVAVNRAKFGRRSSFTKALDLAREFMMQEGIENRHLVLITDGTDSFARSDKIRETMRKLLGTDISVHIISYTRMETMDIAPRASGISNSPPPKALPDEIAAQLPPGARDVAQAPKIGPTIIVDRKHLRLMRERKKELETAEDDLLTLAEDTNGTIIIPDTLDEMVEKARLIGQTIGSSYLLTYTPRVPFAERTGTRTVSITSKRSGLVVEARRKLIPGAAK, from the coding sequence ATGGTCAACGGTTTCTTCAGGTCGATAGCGTTCGTGGCGGTAATTTTGTTTCTCAACGCCGCTGGCTTTGCGCAGAGTGGCCGCGTGAAGCCGACGCCCACGCCTGAAGAAGAGCCGGTGCGGATCGTTACCGAAGAGGTGAAGGTCAGCTTTCTCGCCCGCGATGAGGGCGGCCGCTTTGTCCCGGACGTGAAGGCCGAAGATCTTGTCATACTTGAAAACGACCTACTGCATCAGGCGACGAGCGTCCGCCGGCTTCCGGCCTATGTGCTTATAGTTTTAGACACCGGCGGTGAACTGCGGGCGGTAAAAACGCTCGACCAGACCCGCAAGACTGCCGCGGCCGTTATCGCCTCGCTCCGGCCCGAGGATCAGGTTGCCGTAATGCAATACGCCGATAAGGCGGAGATCGTCTCGGAATGGACGGACATTAAAGGAGAGAGCCTTGTCGCTGTAAATCGCGCCAAGTTCGGCCGACGTTCGTCCTTTACCAAGGCGCTCGACCTTGCCCGCGAATTCATGATGCAGGAAGGCATCGAAAATCGGCACCTCGTGCTGATAACCGACGGCACCGATAGCTTTGCCCGCAGCGACAAGATCCGAGAAACGATGCGGAAACTCCTCGGCACAGACATCAGCGTCCACATTATCAGCTATACGCGTATGGAGACGATGGATATCGCACCGCGAGCGAGCGGCATTTCTAACTCGCCGCCGCCAAAGGCTCTGCCCGACGAGATCGCGGCCCAGCTTCCGCCCGGTGCCCGCGATGTTGCACAGGCTCCGAAGATCGGCCCGACCATCATCGTTGACCGCAAGCATCTACGCCTGATGCGCGAACGGAAGAAAGAGCTCGAGACTGCCGAGGACGACCTGCTAACGCTTGCCGAAGATACCAATGGAACGATCATTATTCCCGATACGCTCGATGAGATGGTCGAAAAGGCCCGGCTCATCGGCCAGACCATCGGTTCAAGCTATTTGCTCACCTACACACCGCGAGTTCCCTTTGCCGAACGCACCGGGACGCGGACCGTAAGCATCACATCGAAACGTTCCGGGCTTGTTGTCGAGGCCCGCCGAAAGCTCATTCCCGGTGCTGCAAAGTAA